One genomic segment of Pedobacter endophyticus includes these proteins:
- a CDS encoding response regulator: MFKRVLIVEDHPSISMSVKLTLSDMGVTNVEYTYYCDDALMLIKKSLNDDQQFDLLVTDLYFQEDHRPQKISDGIALTVAIKEAQPNIKVLVFSAEDKSAIIDSLFKRTGINAYVLKARNDVQELKQALEAIAAGKSYVSTGVRQSLRQKHTHEFTELDITIISLLATDISQKEIPDYLKQNGIKQWSLSSVEKRLKEMREALGFSKNGQLIAYCKDLGII; this comes from the coding sequence ATGTTCAAAAGAGTATTAATTGTAGAGGACCACCCATCCATCAGTATGTCTGTTAAGCTAACTTTATCAGATATGGGCGTTACCAATGTTGAATACACCTATTATTGTGATGATGCGCTCATGTTGATCAAAAAAAGTCTTAACGATGACCAGCAATTCGATTTATTAGTTACCGATCTTTATTTTCAAGAGGATCATCGGCCTCAAAAAATCTCCGATGGCATAGCGCTAACTGTGGCTATAAAAGAGGCGCAGCCCAATATAAAAGTGCTGGTTTTTTCTGCTGAAGACAAATCGGCCATTATCGATTCTCTGTTCAAGCGAACGGGCATCAACGCCTACGTGCTCAAGGCACGTAACGATGTGCAAGAGCTTAAACAGGCGCTCGAAGCCATTGCAGCGGGAAAAAGCTATGTTTCAACTGGCGTTAGGCAATCTTTACGGCAAAAACACACCCATGAATTTACTGAGTTGGATATTACAATCATTTCTTTGCTTGCAACCGATATCTCACAAAAAGAAATACCAGATTATTTGAAACAAAACGGCATTAAGCAGTGGAGTTTAAGCAGTGTTGAAAAACGGCTGAAAGAAATGAGAGAGGCACTGGGCTTTTCTAAAAACGGGCAGCTTATTGCGTACTGTAAGGATTTAGGTATCATTTAG
- a CDS encoding type I restriction endonuclease, with protein sequence MDLKIKLEQLHQRVVGLKDQIDTEEATKNAFVMPFIQILGYDIFNPTEVIPEHICDIGTKKGEKVDYVIRKNNEPILIFECKHWKESADAHNSQLHRYYHVSKARFGVLTNGTVYNFYADLEKPNIMDEKPFLTLDIEDLKDNAIKILESFTKTGYNLETILDSAEGLKYIKAIRKEFEKEIESPSDEMVKLLVGRFFDKPLTASRMSAFKEYTKKALTLSINESISDRLKSALNISEKPVGQTEVKAQPIDDNNESKVHTTDEELEAFQIVKAILREKIPATRIAARDTQSYFGVLLDDNNRKPICRFHFNTANKYLETFSNGKGAGERNQIANLDDLYEYRNQLHETINNYQ encoded by the coding sequence ATGGATCTTAAGATAAAGCTAGAACAACTTCACCAAAGGGTAGTTGGGCTAAAAGACCAAATCGACACTGAAGAGGCTACGAAAAATGCTTTCGTGATGCCCTTTATCCAAATTTTAGGTTATGATATTTTTAACCCAACGGAGGTCATTCCTGAGCATATCTGCGATATTGGCACTAAAAAAGGGGAAAAAGTAGACTATGTAATCCGAAAGAACAACGAGCCTATTCTTATTTTCGAATGTAAACACTGGAAAGAAAGTGCCGATGCGCACAACTCGCAACTCCACCGCTATTACCATGTGTCAAAAGCTCGCTTCGGTGTGCTTACCAATGGCACAGTTTACAATTTCTATGCTGATTTGGAAAAGCCAAACATCATGGACGAGAAGCCCTTTTTAACGCTCGATATAGAAGACCTGAAAGACAATGCGATTAAAATTTTGGAAAGCTTTACCAAAACAGGGTACAATTTAGAAACCATCCTGGATTCGGCGGAAGGACTGAAATACATTAAGGCCATAAGAAAGGAATTTGAAAAAGAGATTGAGAGTCCTTCAGATGAAATGGTAAAACTTTTGGTAGGTCGCTTTTTCGATAAACCACTTACGGCGAGCAGAATGTCGGCTTTTAAAGAGTACACAAAAAAGGCGTTAACGCTTTCTATCAACGAATCAATTAGCGACAGATTGAAATCTGCCCTGAACATTAGCGAAAAGCCGGTGGGGCAAACTGAGGTTAAAGCGCAACCTATCGACGATAATAATGAATCGAAGGTGCACACGACTGATGAGGAGCTAGAAGCTTTTCAAATTGTAAAGGCCATACTTCGCGAAAAAATACCCGCAACTCGCATTGCTGCACGGGATACGCAATCTTACTTTGGTGTTTTACTCGACGACAATAACAGAAAGCCAATTTGCCGTTTTCATTTCAACACGGCCAACAAGTATCTGGAAACATTTTCGAACGGTAAAGGCGCTGGCGAGAGAAACCAAATTGCCAACCTCGACGATCTTTACGAATACCGCAATCAATTACACGAAACTATTAACAATTATCAATAA
- a CDS encoding DUF6232 family protein, translating into MEPQLQNEVMFYQDTNVTVTQSRFVARSKTYAMRNISSVHISEVVKSKTLPVIMIVVGILLLLPSETKIVGSILAVIGIVLILYIKNDFAVRISTNSGEVNSIVSEDKTYIKAIVNALNDAIVYRG; encoded by the coding sequence ATGGAACCACAATTACAAAATGAAGTGATGTTTTATCAAGATACAAATGTCACAGTGACACAATCAAGGTTTGTTGCCAGGTCCAAAACCTATGCGATGAGAAATATATCTTCTGTTCATATTTCTGAAGTTGTAAAAAGCAAAACATTACCTGTAATTATGATTGTTGTTGGTATTTTATTGCTTTTGCCCTCCGAAACTAAAATCGTAGGCTCTATTCTTGCCGTAATTGGTATCGTTCTCATCCTATACATCAAAAACGATTTCGCAGTACGTATCAGTACCAATTCGGGCGAGGTAAACAGCATAGTTTCGGAAGACAAAACCTACATCAAAGCAATTGTGAATGCCTTAAATGATGCAATTGTGTATAGAGGCTAA
- a CDS encoding DUF6804 family protein produces the protein MMKVLPIISAVACLIGIFNLPIEFYTFLRIIVSVTAVLFGFMLMKERRYLLMMLFACVLVVFNPIFPIYLYKKSFWIPLDLITAALFLLITFIRKKSKTQPQKTGEVEITQKRFTRDRIVSSKIVSR, from the coding sequence ATGATGAAAGTTTTACCTATTATTTCCGCAGTAGCATGTCTTATCGGGATATTCAATTTGCCAATTGAATTTTATACTTTTCTTAGAATAATTGTTTCAGTAACGGCAGTATTATTTGGGTTCATGTTGATGAAAGAAAGACGGTATCTCCTTATGATGCTGTTTGCTTGTGTACTTGTTGTCTTTAACCCAATTTTTCCAATCTATTTATATAAAAAAAGTTTTTGGATTCCTTTAGATTTAATAACGGCTGCCTTGTTTCTCCTGATTACATTCATCAGAAAAAAATCAAAAACTCAGCCGCAAAAAACCGGTGAGGTTGAAATCACCCAAAAACGTTTTACCCGCGATAGAATTGTTTCTTCCAAAATTGTGTCCAGGTAA